From a region of the Kosakonia radicincitans DSM 16656 genome:
- a CDS encoding cob(I)yrinic acid a,c-diamide adenosyltransferase, translating to MYRIYTRTGDKGTTALFGGSRIDKDDIRVNAYGTVDELISQLGVCYASSRQAELRQDLHAIQKMLFVLGAELASDEKGLARLTQTINAEDIQALEQLIDRNMAQSGPLKEFVIPGKNLASAQLHVARTLARRLERILIAMDKKLTLRDEPRRYINRLSDALFSMARIEETTPDVCA from the coding sequence ATGTATCGCATCTATACCCGAACCGGTGATAAAGGCACGACCGCGCTATTTGGCGGCAGCCGTATCGACAAAGACGACATCCGCGTTAACGCCTATGGTACGGTGGATGAACTGATTTCCCAGCTTGGCGTCTGCTATGCCAGCTCGCGCCAGGCAGAATTACGCCAGGATCTGCATGCCATCCAGAAGATGCTGTTTGTGCTGGGGGCGGAACTCGCCAGCGATGAGAAAGGTCTCGCCCGCTTAACGCAGACGATTAACGCCGAGGATATTCAGGCGCTGGAGCAACTTATTGATCGCAATATGGCGCAGAGCGGCCCCCTGAAAGAATTTGTCATTCCGGGGAAAAATCTGGCATCGGCACAACTACACGTGGCGCGCACCCTGGCACGGCGGCTGGAGCGGATCCTCATCGCGATGGACAAAAAGCTGACGTTACGCGATGAACCCAGGCGTTATATCAACCGGCTGTCGGATGCGCTGTTCTCCATGGCCAGAATCGAAGAAACTACTCCAGATGTTTGCGCTTAA
- the dhaR gene encoding dihydroxyacetone kinase operon transcriptional regulator DhaR: MTAHTHSIGQEVSSVLAQSWHRCSKFMQRETWQAPHQAQGLTFESICRRKTALLTIAQAALEDAWEFMDGRPCALLILDESACILSRCGDPQTIEQLAELGFRDGSYCAESIIGSCALSLATMPGQPTKTSGAQHFKQALHPWSFCSTPVFDNHGHLFGSISLCCLVEHESVSDLSLTLAIAREVGNSLLTDSLLAESNRHLNQMYGLLESMDDGVMAWNEQGVLQFLNARAALLLHLDAQASQGKNIHDLLNMPMLLRRAIKHARGLNHVEVTFESQHQFVDAVITLKPIVEEQGNSFILLLHPVEQMRQLMTSQLGKVSHTFEQMSTDDPETRRLIHFGRQAARGSFPILLCGEEGVGKELLSQAIHNESERASGPYIAVNCQLYANSVLGQDFMGSAPTDDENGRLSRLELANGGTLFLEKIEYLAPELQSALLQVIKQGVLTRLDARRLIPVDVKVIATTTVDLANLVEQNRFSRQLYYALHSFEIVIPPLRARRNSIPSLIYTRLNSLKKRFSSSLKIDDDALAQLVAYSWPGNDFELNSIIENIAISSDNGHIRLSNLPDYLFAERPGLETASSLLPASLTFTAIEKEAIIHAARVTSGRVQEMSQLLNIGRTTLWRKMKQYDIDASQFKRKHLE, encoded by the coding sequence ATGACGGCGCACACGCATAGCATCGGGCAGGAAGTCTCTTCGGTTCTCGCCCAGTCCTGGCATCGTTGCAGCAAGTTTATGCAGCGGGAAACCTGGCAGGCGCCGCATCAGGCGCAAGGGCTGACCTTTGAGTCGATTTGTCGTCGCAAGACGGCGCTGCTGACGATTGCGCAGGCCGCGCTGGAAGATGCCTGGGAGTTTATGGACGGTCGTCCGTGCGCACTGCTGATTCTGGATGAATCAGCCTGTATTCTCAGCCGTTGCGGCGATCCGCAGACGATAGAACAGCTGGCGGAGCTTGGATTTCGCGACGGCAGCTATTGCGCGGAAAGCATTATCGGCAGTTGTGCGCTGTCGCTGGCGACGATGCCGGGGCAGCCGACAAAAACCTCTGGCGCTCAGCACTTTAAACAGGCGTTGCATCCGTGGTCGTTCTGCTCGACGCCGGTGTTCGATAACCATGGGCATCTGTTTGGCTCCATCTCATTGTGCTGTCTGGTAGAACATGAGTCCGTTTCTGATTTATCCCTGACGCTGGCGATTGCCAGAGAAGTCGGCAATTCATTGCTGACCGACAGCCTGCTGGCAGAATCCAACCGCCATCTGAACCAGATGTACGGGCTGCTGGAGAGCATGGATGATGGCGTGATGGCCTGGAATGAGCAGGGGGTGTTGCAGTTCCTCAATGCGCGCGCGGCGCTGCTTTTGCATCTCGACGCGCAGGCCAGCCAGGGCAAAAACATTCACGACCTGCTCAATATGCCCATGCTGCTGCGTCGGGCAATTAAACATGCCCGCGGTCTGAATCACGTCGAAGTCACTTTTGAAAGCCAGCACCAGTTTGTTGATGCTGTTATCACCCTGAAGCCGATTGTTGAGGAGCAGGGCAACAGCTTTATCCTGCTGCTGCACCCGGTGGAGCAAATGCGTCAGCTGATGACCAGCCAGCTTGGTAAGGTGAGCCACACCTTTGAGCAGATGTCGACGGACGATCCGGAAACCCGACGCTTGATCCATTTTGGTCGCCAGGCGGCAAGGGGGAGTTTCCCGATCCTGCTGTGTGGGGAAGAGGGCGTAGGGAAAGAGCTGCTGAGCCAGGCCATTCACAATGAAAGCGAACGCGCCAGCGGACCGTATATTGCCGTGAACTGTCAGCTGTATGCCAACAGCGTGCTGGGGCAGGATTTTATGGGCAGTGCGCCTACCGATGATGAAAATGGTCGGTTGAGCCGCCTTGAGCTGGCGAACGGCGGCACGCTGTTTCTGGAGAAAATTGAATATCTGGCACCGGAGCTGCAATCCGCGCTGTTACAGGTGATTAAGCAGGGAGTATTAACCCGTCTTGATGCCCGTCGGCTGATTCCGGTGGATGTGAAAGTGATCGCCACCACTACGGTTGATCTCGCTAATCTGGTGGAGCAAAACCGCTTTAGCCGCCAACTGTATTACGCGCTGCACTCTTTTGAGATTGTTATCCCGCCGCTACGGGCGCGGCGTAACAGTATTCCCTCGCTGATTTATACGCGACTGAATAGCCTGAAAAAACGCTTCTCATCCAGCCTGAAGATCGACGACGACGCGCTGGCACAACTGGTGGCTTATTCGTGGCCGGGCAATGATTTCGAGCTGAACAGCATTATCGAAAACATCGCTATCAGTAGCGATAACGGGCATATCCGGCTGAGTAATTTACCTGATTATCTGTTTGCCGAGCGTCCCGGTCTGGAGACCGCGTCTTCCCTGCTGCCAGCCAGCCTGACGTTTACCGCTATCGAAAAAGAGGCGATTATCCATGCCGCCCGTGTCACCAGTGGGCGAGTACAGGAGATGTCGCAACTGCTGAATATTGGTCGCACCACCTTGTGGCGTAAGATGAAGCAGTACGACATCGACGCCAGCCAGTTTAAGCGCAAACATCTGGAGTAG
- a CDS encoding GlcG/HbpS family heme-binding protein gives MNKSQPIATITLAAAKKMAQAVEAKALEINVPVVFSVVDRGGNTLLMQRMDDAFVTSCDISLNKAYTACCLRQGTHEITDAVQPGASLYGLQLTNQQRIVIFGGGLPVMLNDKLIGAVGVSGGTVEQDMLLAQTALNCFSEL, from the coding sequence GTGAATAAGAGCCAACCAATCGCCACCATTACGCTGGCGGCGGCGAAAAAAATGGCGCAGGCCGTCGAGGCTAAAGCGCTTGAGATCAACGTGCCGGTGGTCTTTTCCGTGGTGGATCGCGGCGGCAACACGCTGCTGATGCAACGCATGGACGACGCGTTCGTCACCAGCTGTGATATTTCTCTTAATAAAGCGTATACCGCCTGCTGTCTGCGGCAGGGGACCCATGAAATTACCGACGCGGTACAACCGGGTGCGTCACTATATGGTTTACAGCTAACGAATCAACAGCGGATCGTTATTTTTGGTGGCGGCTTACCTGTCATGTTAAACGATAAATTAATCGGTGCTGTCGGCGTAAGTGGCGGTACTGTCGAACAAGACATGTTATTAGCGCAAACCGCACTGAATTGTTTCTCTGAATTATAA
- a CDS encoding glycerol dehydrogenase has protein sequence MLKVIQSPAKYLQGPDASTLFGQYAKNLADSFFVIADDFVMKLAGEKVLNGLHSHDISCHAERFNGECSHVEINRLIAILKKHGCRGVVGIGGGKTLDTAKAIGYYQKLPVVVIPTIASTDAPTSALSVIYTEAGEFEEYLIYPKNPDMVVMDTAIIAKAPVRLLVAGMGDALSTWFEAKACYDARATSMAGGQSTVAALSLARLCYDTLLAEGEKARLAAQAGVVTDALERIVEANTYLSGIGFESSGLAGAHAIHNGFTILEECHHLYHGEKVAFGTLAQLVLQNSPMEEIETVLNFCQKVGLPVTLAEMGVKDDIDGKIMAVAKATCAEGETIHNMPFPVTPESVHAAILTADLLGQQWLAR, from the coding sequence ATGCTAAAAGTTATTCAATCTCCAGCCAAATATCTCCAGGGTCCTGACGCTTCTACCTTATTTGGTCAATACGCTAAAAATCTGGCGGACAGCTTTTTCGTGATTGCGGACGACTTCGTCATGAAGCTGGCGGGAGAAAAGGTACTCAATGGCCTGCACAGCCATGACATTAGCTGCCACGCGGAACGCTTCAACGGTGAATGCAGCCATGTTGAAATTAATCGCCTGATTGCCATTCTGAAAAAACACGGTTGCCGCGGCGTGGTTGGGATTGGCGGTGGGAAAACGTTAGATACCGCCAAAGCAATTGGTTATTACCAGAAGCTGCCGGTAGTGGTGATCCCGACCATCGCCTCAACCGATGCGCCAACCAGCGCGCTGTCCGTTATCTATACCGAAGCGGGTGAGTTTGAAGAGTATCTGATCTACCCGAAAAACCCGGATATGGTGGTGATGGATACCGCAATTATTGCCAAAGCGCCGGTACGTCTGCTGGTGGCCGGGATGGGCGATGCGCTCTCGACCTGGTTTGAAGCGAAAGCCTGTTATGACGCTCGGGCGACCAGCATGGCGGGCGGGCAGTCCACCGTGGCGGCGCTGAGCCTGGCGCGCCTGTGCTATGATACCCTGCTGGCGGAAGGCGAAAAGGCACGCTTAGCCGCCCAGGCTGGCGTGGTGACCGATGCGCTGGAACGTATTGTCGAAGCCAACACCTACCTCAGCGGTATCGGCTTTGAAAGCAGCGGCCTTGCGGGGGCACATGCCATCCATAACGGCTTTACGATTCTGGAAGAGTGCCACCATCTGTACCACGGTGAAAAAGTCGCCTTTGGTACGCTGGCGCAGCTGGTGCTGCAGAACAGCCCGATGGAAGAGATCGAAACCGTGCTGAATTTCTGTCAGAAAGTGGGCCTGCCGGTAACGTTAGCGGAAATGGGTGTGAAAGACGACATTGACGGCAAGATTATGGCCGTGGCTAAAGCCACCTGCGCAGAAGGTGAAACTATTCACAATATGCCGTTCCCGGTGACGCCTGAAAGCGTACATGCCGCTATTTTGACGGCAGACCTGCTGGGACAGCAGTGGCTGGCGCGTTAA
- a CDS encoding glycerol dehydratase reactivase beta/small subunit family protein, with amino-acid sequence MSLSSPGVHLFYHSRWQDTRVLDELCWGLEEQGVPCRTICCDEHDCALALSKLAAKSSTLRVGLGLSASGDIALTHAQLPEDRALVCGHIAAGIASIRTLGANAGQLVKVLPFSEIK; translated from the coding sequence ATGTCACTTTCATCACCGGGCGTACATCTGTTTTATCACTCACGCTGGCAGGATACGCGCGTGCTTGATGAACTATGCTGGGGGCTGGAAGAGCAAGGCGTCCCTTGCCGGACAATCTGTTGCGACGAGCATGACTGCGCGCTGGCCCTCAGCAAGCTGGCGGCTAAAAGCTCAACGCTACGCGTGGGTCTCGGCCTCAGCGCCAGTGGTGATATTGCCCTAACCCACGCCCAGCTACCCGAGGATCGGGCGCTGGTCTGCGGGCATATCGCCGCTGGGATAGCCAGCATCCGCACGCTCGGCGCCAATGCGGGCCAACTGGTCAAAGTGCTTCCCTTCAGCGAGATAAAATAA
- the dhaT gene encoding 1,3-propanediol dehydrogenase produces MSYRMFDYLVPNVNFFGPNAISVVGERCKLLGGKKALLVTDKGLRAIKDGAVDKTLEHLREAGIDVVVFDGVEPNPKDTNVRDGLDVFRKEQCDIIVTVGGGSPHDCGKGIGIAATHEGDLYSYAGIETLTNPLPPIVAVNTTAGTASEVTRHCVLTNTKTKVKFVIVSWRNLPSVSINDPLLMLGKPAPLTAATGMDALTHAVEAYISKDANPVTDAAAIQAIRLIARNLRQAVALGSNLKARENMAYASLLAGMAFNNANLGYVHAMAHQLGGLYDMPHGVANAVLLPHVARYNLIANPEKFADIAEFMGENTDGLSTMDAAELAIRAIARLSADIGIPQHLRELGVKEADFPYMAEMALKDGNAFSNPRKGNEKEIAGIFRQAF; encoded by the coding sequence ATGAGCTATCGTATGTTTGATTACCTGGTGCCAAATGTGAACTTTTTTGGCCCGAATGCTATTTCCGTCGTGGGCGAACGCTGCAAACTGTTGGGCGGTAAAAAAGCGCTGCTGGTGACTGATAAAGGTCTGCGAGCCATTAAGGACGGCGCGGTTGATAAAACCCTCGAACATCTGCGTGAAGCCGGTATTGACGTGGTGGTGTTTGACGGCGTCGAGCCAAACCCTAAAGACACCAACGTGCGCGACGGCCTGGACGTTTTTCGTAAAGAGCAATGCGATATCATCGTTACCGTCGGCGGTGGTAGCCCGCATGACTGCGGTAAAGGCATCGGTATCGCGGCGACGCACGAAGGCGATCTCTATAGCTATGCCGGGATTGAAACCCTGACCAATCCGCTGCCGCCGATCGTCGCGGTGAATACCACCGCCGGTACCGCCAGCGAAGTCACCCGTCACTGCGTGCTGACCAATACCAAAACCAAAGTGAAGTTTGTGATTGTCAGTTGGCGCAACCTGCCGTCGGTTTCCATTAATGACCCACTGCTGATGCTCGGCAAACCTGCGCCACTGACTGCGGCAACAGGAATGGACGCCCTGACCCACGCCGTTGAGGCCTATATTTCAAAAGATGCCAACCCGGTTACCGACGCCGCCGCTATCCAGGCAATTCGTCTGATCGCCCGCAACTTACGCCAGGCCGTAGCACTGGGCAGCAACCTGAAAGCTCGCGAGAATATGGCCTATGCCTCTTTGCTGGCGGGTATGGCCTTCAACAACGCCAACCTTGGCTACGTTCACGCGATGGCGCATCAGCTTGGCGGTCTGTACGACATGCCGCACGGCGTAGCAAATGCCGTCCTGCTGCCGCACGTGGCGCGCTATAACCTGATCGCTAATCCGGAGAAATTTGCCGACATCGCGGAGTTTATGGGTGAGAACACTGACGGTCTGTCCACCATGGATGCTGCCGAGCTGGCGATTCGCGCCATCGCTCGCCTGTCAGCCGATATCGGTATTCCGCAGCATCTGCGCGAGCTGGGCGTCAAAGAAGCCGATTTCCCGTATATGGCGGAAATGGCGCTGAAAGACGGCAATGCCTTCTCCAACCCGCGTAAAGGTAACGAGAAAGAAATTGCCGGGATCTTCCGTCAGGCATTCTGA